In one Corallococcus sp. EGB genomic region, the following are encoded:
- a CDS encoding protein kinase, whose protein sequence is MGCKRCVGEHRDGEACPVAARPPVPGDSLEGQRHGPLLLKRRLEVGAVASLYLAEYVPTGHRFAVKVLHAHLAARPAVRARFIAEALAQRNVVHRHVARVLDVRPGPQGLPCVLMEAPEGESLSALPLPLSPAEAGEVLEQALAGLEAAHARGLVHGDLTLDSMFLTRDAKGARRVRVRDFGAGAVREAALSPEERKQGVTVGSPTFMAPEQCAGMDRSPRSDVHALGVAGYLLVTGRLPFGLGRSADVTLFPPHALNANVPPALSTVLMRALAAKPEERFDSAWAFRAALAEALGLKAPVRNASADAPEDVSDAVVEARAVTARGDAAGASTEDDADDFDIVEDVPEWGMAARSVEDAALRAAEAAASGEGAMRADVAAFWASAVALLGAAEPELPAGTLPGTGASQAGSPGAPILLVEPATGSASGAPARTMKLGIVDVNAVDAAAPILLVDPASPLDVAPQPAVNPTSTLGAAAIPFMTLAPVLEPVSLPPPAPIPLVNAVAPLEASAPRTDAPAGLRVRLGLTPGEALQPVSVSDVAPEGLFAECHGSLPPLAARLTVEVSFRGETALGACDVVRHVTFDEARTWNVPAGVFVHFSDEFPALGRLLSRALMEDAEPAPDAELGRMLARAEAVARDPYRLLGAKHDADFSDIHRRAQAALRRLLAFQHRPLPTAQRQALEALRVRVLAAQRMLGDPLSRVGFDATRGNLGGLARCVAAGVPEPTLEALRSAFLAARPDVEKKARALFTQGHALEVQRAVPAALERYAEALKLDPLNTSWLKHYQSLRRRVPAGAGAQAPGAMA, encoded by the coding sequence ATGGGCTGCAAGCGCTGCGTGGGCGAACACCGGGATGGGGAGGCGTGCCCCGTCGCTGCCCGGCCTCCGGTGCCGGGGGATTCGCTGGAGGGGCAGCGGCACGGGCCGTTGCTCCTGAAGCGCCGGCTGGAGGTGGGGGCGGTGGCGTCGCTGTATCTGGCGGAGTACGTGCCCACGGGGCACCGCTTCGCGGTGAAGGTGCTGCACGCGCACCTGGCGGCCCGTCCCGCCGTTCGCGCGCGGTTCATCGCGGAGGCGCTGGCGCAGCGCAACGTCGTGCACCGCCACGTGGCGCGCGTGCTGGACGTGCGCCCCGGCCCCCAGGGCCTGCCCTGCGTGCTGATGGAGGCGCCGGAGGGCGAGTCGCTGAGCGCGCTGCCCCTGCCGCTGTCTCCGGCCGAGGCGGGCGAGGTGTTGGAGCAGGCGCTCGCGGGGTTGGAGGCGGCGCACGCGCGGGGGCTGGTGCACGGGGACCTCACGCTGGATTCGATGTTCCTCACACGCGACGCGAAGGGGGCGCGGCGCGTGCGGGTGCGAGACTTCGGCGCGGGCGCGGTGCGGGAGGCGGCGCTGTCGCCCGAGGAGCGCAAGCAGGGGGTGACGGTGGGCTCGCCCACGTTCATGGCGCCCGAGCAGTGCGCGGGGATGGACCGCAGCCCGCGCTCGGATGTGCATGCGTTGGGAGTGGCGGGCTACCTGCTGGTGACGGGCCGGCTGCCGTTCGGGCTGGGGCGCTCCGCGGACGTGACGCTGTTCCCGCCGCACGCGCTCAACGCGAACGTGCCGCCCGCGTTGTCCACCGTGCTCATGCGCGCGCTGGCCGCGAAGCCGGAGGAGCGGTTCGACAGCGCGTGGGCCTTCCGCGCCGCGCTCGCGGAGGCGCTGGGCCTGAAGGCGCCGGTGCGGAACGCGTCCGCGGATGCTCCCGAGGACGTGTCCGACGCGGTGGTGGAGGCGCGGGCCGTGACGGCGCGCGGTGACGCCGCCGGGGCTTCAACGGAAGACGACGCGGACGACTTCGACATCGTGGAGGACGTGCCGGAGTGGGGCATGGCCGCCAGGTCCGTGGAGGACGCGGCGCTGCGCGCGGCGGAGGCCGCTGCCTCCGGTGAAGGGGCCATGCGCGCGGACGTCGCCGCGTTCTGGGCGTCCGCCGTGGCGCTGCTGGGGGCCGCCGAGCCGGAGCTCCCCGCCGGCACGCTGCCTGGGACAGGCGCGTCCCAGGCCGGTTCCCCTGGCGCGCCCATCCTCCTGGTGGAGCCGGCCACGGGCTCCGCGTCCGGCGCGCCGGCCAGGACGATGAAGCTCGGCATCGTGGACGTGAACGCGGTGGATGCCGCCGCGCCCATCCTGCTGGTGGATCCGGCCTCGCCCCTGGACGTCGCGCCGCAACCGGCGGTGAACCCCACGTCCACGCTGGGCGCCGCGGCCATTCCGTTCATGACCCTGGCTCCCGTGCTGGAGCCCGTGTCCCTTCCGCCGCCCGCGCCCATTCCGCTGGTGAACGCCGTGGCGCCGCTGGAGGCCTCCGCGCCCCGCACGGATGCTCCCGCGGGCCTGCGCGTGCGCCTGGGGCTGACGCCGGGGGAAGCCCTCCAGCCCGTCTCCGTGAGCGACGTCGCCCCCGAGGGCCTCTTCGCCGAGTGCCATGGCTCCCTGCCCCCGCTCGCCGCGCGGCTGACGGTGGAGGTGTCCTTCCGCGGCGAGACGGCCCTGGGCGCCTGTGACGTCGTCCGCCACGTCACCTTCGACGAGGCGCGCACCTGGAACGTGCCCGCCGGCGTCTTCGTCCACTTCTCCGACGAGTTCCCCGCCCTGGGGCGGCTGCTCTCCCGCGCCCTCATGGAGGACGCGGAGCCCGCGCCCGACGCGGAGCTTGGCCGCATGCTGGCCCGCGCGGAGGCCGTCGCCCGGGACCCGTACCGGCTGCTCGGCGCGAAGCACGACGCGGACTTCAGCGACATCCACCGCCGCGCCCAGGCCGCCCTGCGCCGCCTGCTCGCCTTCCAGCACCGCCCGCTGCCCACCGCGCAGCGCCAGGCCCTGGAGGCCCTGCGCGTGCGCGTGCTGGCCGCGCAGCGCATGCTCGGCGATCCGCTCTCCCGCGTGGGCTTCGACGCCACCCGCGGCAACCTGGGAGGACTGGCCCGCTGCGTGGCCGCGGGCGTCCCGGAGCCCACCCTGGAGGCCCTGCGCAGCGCCTTCCTCGCCGCCCGGCCGGACGTGGAGAAGAAGGCCCGCGCCCTGTTCACCCAGGGCCATGCGTTGGAGGTCCAACGGGCCGTCCCCGCCGCGCTGGAGCGCTACGCGGAGGCCCTCAAGCTGGACCCGCTGAACACGTCCTGGCTGAAGCACTATCAGTCGCTGCGGCGGCGGGTGCCGGCGGGCGCCGGGGCCCAGGCGCCCGGGGCCATGGCCTGA
- a CDS encoding mannose-1-phosphate guanylyltransferase, translating to MALYPVIMAGGSGTRFWPLSRQARPKQFLPLASKQPLLTDTAHRLKGLAPVKNTFIVCGPVHAKTAAKLVKGLPKGNLLVEPVARNTAPAIALAALQVAARDPKGVLAVLPSDHHVADVKGFQRTLAEAARIAEGGHIVTLGIKPARPETGYGYIQVGDALEGGGRRVKAFKEKPDLKTAQEYLAGGDYLWNGGIFVFRADVMLEAFQKHMPEMQKGLEALQKAAGKRTFPAVLKRVFPKLPSISIDYGVMEKAENIAVLDGDFGWSDVGSFAAIPEVRPADAQGNVVSGDAVLVDCANCVVLADKRTLSVVGMHDVVVVDSGDAVLVVPKDKSQDVRKVVEALKARKRTRLL from the coding sequence ATGGCCCTCTACCCCGTCATCATGGCCGGAGGCTCCGGCACCCGCTTCTGGCCCCTGTCGCGCCAGGCCCGTCCGAAGCAGTTCCTCCCGCTGGCCTCCAAGCAGCCGCTGCTCACCGACACCGCCCATCGCCTCAAGGGCCTGGCCCCGGTGAAGAACACCTTCATCGTGTGCGGCCCCGTGCACGCGAAGACGGCCGCGAAGCTGGTGAAGGGGCTGCCCAAGGGCAACCTCCTGGTGGAGCCCGTGGCGCGCAACACCGCGCCCGCCATCGCGCTCGCCGCGCTCCAGGTGGCCGCGCGCGACCCGAAGGGCGTGCTCGCGGTGCTGCCGTCGGATCACCACGTGGCGGACGTGAAGGGCTTCCAGCGCACGCTCGCGGAGGCGGCGCGCATCGCGGAGGGCGGCCACATCGTCACGCTGGGCATCAAGCCCGCGCGCCCGGAGACGGGCTACGGCTACATCCAGGTCGGTGACGCGCTGGAGGGCGGCGGCCGCCGCGTGAAGGCGTTCAAGGAGAAGCCCGACCTGAAGACGGCGCAGGAGTACCTGGCCGGCGGCGACTACCTGTGGAACGGCGGCATCTTCGTCTTCCGCGCGGACGTGATGCTGGAGGCCTTCCAGAAGCACATGCCGGAGATGCAGAAGGGCCTCGAGGCGCTCCAGAAGGCCGCGGGCAAGCGCACCTTCCCGGCCGTGCTCAAGCGCGTCTTCCCCAAGCTGCCCTCCATCTCCATCGACTACGGCGTGATGGAGAAGGCGGAGAACATCGCGGTGCTCGACGGCGACTTCGGCTGGTCCGACGTGGGCTCCTTCGCCGCCATCCCGGAGGTGCGCCCCGCGGACGCGCAGGGCAACGTCGTCTCCGGCGACGCGGTGCTGGTGGACTGCGCCAACTGCGTGGTGCTCGCGGACAAGCGCACGCTGTCCGTCGTGGGCATGCACGACGTGGTGGTGGTGGACTCCGGTGACGCCGTGCTCGTGGTCCCCAAGGACAAGAGCCAGGACGTCCGCAAGGTCGTCGAGGCCCTCAAGGCCCGGAAGCGCACCCGGCTGCTGTAG
- a CDS encoding GDSL-type esterase/lipase family protein codes for MSLKPTSTGWTLAFTVLLAVGLSLAPLPEKFRPLPSLRQEGSLGPKLAALVLPASLRGVKAPRPPADGMAPDAPPAALAEADTAANDTDPQAGPQVGEAPAVPGIGLEELTAPTLNAALELEALRERMGAKHVDIELNCRKTRADGTCEEDGLAPFMKALGDLRSDARRTPVRVVHLGDSLIASDYITDVVRDRLQERFGSGGTGFLYIHRLASAGRATRAGTASTDGWKMERLVDTHWPRDRVGWTGVAFSTNGPAQTARYSVEGAREAELFFLAQPANGSVQVAVDGKNTQRIQTRAFGSKAEAAFARLKLPEGAKTLTLTASGKTELHGVALESGTPGVVYDTVGLLGGMAEVYLRAQPQAFRAQLKHRKPSLVVLMVGGNEAFFLSRERTTLGEVRSQMKELVSRVRTAVPDAACLVMSPIDAGVRTLSGEVVTRRHSAEVAEVFREEARAGGCAFYDTLAAMGGEGSALRWLESGLMLEDLVHPRVRGSNLLGHLFDLALQRAFARTHPPRVPGTDVTGLQNATPALRRTFEALARREAGARLRVGIAQLGASHTAAHYFSDTVRDALTKRFGDAGRGFIAAGKPSPRLEAAHVTRTLEGPWTVEDAKNTPGGLWGLTGIRAVGAPGASLGISFCEGCAEDKNRQGRLDLYALDAPGAASPEITVDGEEIPPEAPPPEPLTHPTVRIRSFPVTGVAHSVQVKVPEGGGSATVLGASLEYDTPGLVYDALGLPGATAFTARDMDAPAMDAQLTARRPDLLVFWYGTNEAELPGLDANELRQDYAALIARMRKATGAECLLIGPTDRLQQEANGQWDEAPSLAKVLHTLPEVAKDAGCAYWSARAAMGGERSMQRWQRQPVPLGHADGVHLTAQGYAVLANAFVKDLMAAYESTKKGGEPTASAAGAP; via the coding sequence TTGAGCCTCAAGCCCACATCCACCGGATGGACGCTGGCCTTCACCGTGCTGCTGGCGGTGGGGTTGTCCCTGGCCCCATTGCCGGAGAAGTTCCGCCCCCTCCCCAGCCTCCGTCAGGAAGGTTCGCTCGGGCCCAAGCTGGCGGCGCTCGTGCTGCCCGCGTCCCTGCGCGGCGTGAAGGCCCCGCGCCCGCCCGCGGACGGCATGGCCCCGGACGCGCCCCCCGCCGCGCTCGCGGAAGCGGACACCGCCGCCAACGACACGGATCCGCAGGCGGGCCCACAGGTGGGGGAAGCCCCGGCCGTGCCCGGCATCGGGCTGGAGGAGCTGACGGCCCCCACGCTGAACGCCGCGCTGGAGCTGGAAGCGCTGCGCGAGCGCATGGGCGCGAAGCACGTGGACATCGAGCTCAACTGCCGCAAGACGCGCGCGGACGGGACCTGTGAAGAGGACGGCCTGGCGCCCTTCATGAAGGCGCTGGGGGACCTGCGCTCGGACGCGCGGCGCACGCCGGTGCGGGTGGTGCACCTGGGCGATTCACTCATCGCCTCCGACTACATCACGGACGTGGTGCGAGACCGGCTGCAGGAGCGCTTCGGTTCGGGCGGCACGGGCTTTCTCTACATCCACCGGCTGGCGAGCGCCGGCCGCGCCACGCGCGCGGGCACCGCGAGCACGGACGGCTGGAAGATGGAGCGGCTGGTGGACACACACTGGCCCAGGGACCGCGTGGGCTGGACGGGCGTGGCCTTCTCCACGAACGGCCCGGCGCAGACCGCGCGCTACTCCGTGGAGGGCGCGCGCGAGGCGGAGCTGTTCTTCCTGGCCCAGCCGGCCAACGGCTCCGTGCAGGTGGCGGTGGACGGAAAGAACACGCAGCGCATCCAGACGCGTGCGTTCGGCTCCAAGGCAGAAGCCGCCTTCGCGCGGCTGAAGCTCCCCGAGGGCGCGAAGACGCTGACGCTCACCGCGAGCGGCAAGACGGAGCTGCACGGCGTGGCGCTGGAGTCGGGCACGCCGGGCGTCGTCTACGACACGGTGGGCCTGTTGGGCGGCATGGCGGAGGTGTACCTGCGCGCGCAGCCCCAGGCGTTCCGCGCGCAGCTCAAGCACCGCAAGCCGTCGCTGGTGGTGCTGATGGTGGGCGGCAACGAGGCGTTCTTCCTCTCGCGCGAGCGCACCACGCTCGGAGAGGTCCGCTCGCAGATGAAGGAGCTGGTGTCGCGCGTGCGCACGGCGGTGCCGGACGCGGCGTGCCTCGTCATGTCGCCCATCGACGCGGGCGTGCGCACGTTGAGCGGCGAGGTCGTCACGCGCCGGCACTCCGCGGAGGTGGCGGAGGTGTTCCGCGAGGAGGCGCGCGCGGGAGGCTGCGCCTTCTACGACACGCTGGCGGCGATGGGCGGAGAGGGCTCCGCGCTCAGGTGGCTGGAGTCCGGCCTGATGCTGGAGGACCTGGTGCACCCGCGCGTGCGTGGCTCCAACCTGCTGGGCCACCTGTTCGACCTGGCGTTGCAGCGGGCGTTCGCGCGCACGCATCCGCCGCGCGTGCCGGGCACGGATGTGACCGGGCTGCAGAACGCGACCCCGGCGCTGCGGCGCACGTTCGAAGCGCTGGCCCGCCGCGAGGCCGGCGCGAGGCTGCGCGTGGGCATCGCGCAGCTGGGCGCGTCGCACACGGCGGCGCACTATTTTTCGGACACGGTCCGTGACGCGCTGACGAAGCGCTTTGGAGACGCGGGCCGGGGCTTCATCGCGGCAGGCAAGCCGTCCCCCCGGCTGGAGGCGGCGCACGTGACGCGCACGCTGGAGGGGCCGTGGACGGTGGAGGACGCGAAGAATACGCCCGGAGGACTCTGGGGACTCACGGGCATCCGCGCGGTGGGCGCGCCCGGCGCGAGCCTGGGCATCTCCTTCTGCGAAGGCTGCGCGGAGGACAAGAACCGCCAGGGCCGGCTGGACCTGTACGCGCTGGACGCGCCCGGGGCCGCGTCCCCTGAAATCACGGTGGACGGCGAGGAGATTCCGCCGGAAGCGCCGCCGCCCGAGCCGCTCACGCATCCGACGGTGCGCATCCGTTCGTTCCCGGTGACGGGCGTGGCGCACTCGGTCCAGGTGAAGGTGCCGGAGGGTGGCGGGAGCGCGACGGTGCTGGGCGCGTCGCTGGAGTACGACACGCCGGGGCTGGTGTACGACGCGCTGGGGTTGCCCGGGGCCACGGCCTTCACGGCGCGGGACATGGATGCCCCGGCGATGGACGCGCAGCTCACCGCGCGCCGGCCGGACCTGCTGGTGTTCTGGTACGGCACCAACGAGGCGGAGCTGCCGGGGCTGGACGCGAACGAACTGCGCCAGGACTACGCGGCGCTCATCGCGCGCATGCGCAAGGCGACGGGCGCGGAGTGCCTGCTCATCGGTCCCACGGACCGGCTCCAGCAGGAAGCGAACGGACAGTGGGACGAAGCGCCGTCGCTGGCGAAGGTGCTGCACACGCTGCCGGAGGTGGCGAAGGACGCCGGCTGCGCGTACTGGTCCGCGCGCGCGGCGATGGGCGGCGAGCGCTCCATGCAGCGCTGGCAGCGGCAACCGGTGCCGCTGGGCCACGCGGACGGCGTGCACCTGACGGCGCAGGGTTACGCGGTGCTGGCGAACGCGTTCGTGAAGGACCTGATGGCGGCGTACGAATCCACGAAGAAGGGCGGCGAGCCGACGGCCTCCGCCGCGGGAGCGCCCTGA
- a CDS encoding MBOAT family protein gives MLSHSLQYVVFVIAVFALYWAVHRYYVPRMAVLLLGSLLVYVSFLQVPLSAFVGGMPVGELVVKLVPLFIFLAGVTVDHLLVKGMGHTERPGVRKLLVVLSIVSNLGLLAGFKYLELLRKTAASLLGPWGVEVRPEPFHLLLPVGLSFFVFQSISYTVDVYKGKASSEHSFVEHLLYMLFFPRVVSGPIVRASELMAHFREVPTLSSDDGNKALFRIAVGLVKKLVIADVLGSGIVDPVFGSPHAYSSAECAVAAVAYTLELYYDFSGYSDIAIGVASLFGFKFPENFARPYLAKNLFEFWNRWHMSLSSWLRDYLYIPLGGNRRSKPRVCFNLMMVMVLGGLWHGADWRFAVWGGVHGVALCAVRCWWWFKGKEQEPGPVRVAFGMLATFTLVVLTRVVFRAPDMAHAGEFYARMLAGIPGLANVGPLVWSMLAIAVIAHALPMKLYDTAALVFLKMPAPARAVVLVLLGLGIRQLSTLETRPYVYLQF, from the coding sequence GTGCTGTCCCACAGCCTCCAGTACGTCGTCTTCGTCATCGCGGTGTTCGCGCTCTACTGGGCGGTGCACCGGTACTACGTGCCGCGGATGGCGGTGCTGCTGCTGGGCAGCCTGCTGGTCTACGTGTCTTTCCTCCAGGTGCCGCTGAGCGCGTTCGTAGGCGGGATGCCCGTGGGCGAGCTGGTGGTGAAGCTGGTGCCGCTGTTCATCTTCCTGGCCGGCGTGACGGTGGACCACCTGCTGGTGAAGGGGATGGGGCACACGGAGCGGCCCGGAGTCCGCAAGCTGCTGGTGGTGCTGTCCATCGTCTCCAACCTGGGGCTCCTGGCGGGCTTCAAGTACCTGGAGCTGCTGCGCAAGACGGCGGCGTCCCTGTTGGGGCCGTGGGGCGTGGAGGTTCGGCCGGAGCCGTTCCATCTGCTGTTGCCGGTGGGGCTGTCGTTCTTCGTGTTCCAGTCCATCAGCTACACGGTGGACGTGTACAAGGGGAAGGCGAGCTCCGAGCACTCGTTCGTGGAGCACCTGCTCTACATGCTGTTCTTCCCGCGCGTGGTGAGCGGTCCGATTGTGCGCGCGTCGGAGCTGATGGCGCACTTCCGGGAAGTGCCCACGCTGTCGTCGGATGACGGGAACAAGGCGTTGTTCCGCATCGCGGTGGGGCTGGTGAAGAAGCTGGTCATCGCGGACGTGCTGGGCAGCGGCATCGTGGATCCGGTGTTCGGCAGTCCGCACGCGTACTCGTCGGCGGAGTGCGCGGTGGCGGCGGTCGCGTACACGCTGGAGCTGTACTACGACTTCTCGGGGTACTCGGACATCGCGATCGGGGTGGCGTCGCTGTTCGGGTTCAAGTTCCCGGAGAACTTCGCGCGGCCGTATCTGGCGAAGAACCTGTTCGAGTTCTGGAACCGCTGGCACATGAGCCTGTCGTCGTGGCTGCGGGACTATCTGTACATCCCGCTGGGCGGCAATCGCCGTTCGAAGCCGAGGGTGTGCTTCAACCTGATGATGGTGATGGTGCTGGGAGGCCTGTGGCACGGAGCGGACTGGCGCTTCGCGGTATGGGGCGGCGTGCACGGCGTGGCGTTGTGCGCGGTGCGCTGCTGGTGGTGGTTCAAGGGAAAGGAGCAGGAGCCGGGCCCGGTGCGCGTGGCGTTCGGGATGTTGGCCACGTTCACGCTGGTGGTGCTGACGCGCGTGGTGTTCCGGGCGCCGGACATGGCGCACGCGGGTGAGTTCTACGCGCGGATGCTGGCGGGCATCCCGGGACTGGCGAACGTGGGTCCGCTGGTGTGGAGCATGCTGGCCATCGCGGTGATTGCGCACGCGCTGCCGATGAAGCTCTACGACACGGCGGCGCTGGTGTTCCTCAAGATGCCCGCGCCCGCGAGGGCGGTGGTGCTGGTGCTCCTGGGGTTGGGGATTCGTCAGCTGTCCACGCTGGAGACCCGGCCGTACGTGTATCTGCAGTTCTGA
- a CDS encoding ATP-binding protein produces the protein MRRASLMSPPPFRFRRRLLAVMLLAGLIPLALLGALAQGVLERVLSISITPVEAVLDDVSEEMARRGLPPDALDEARLNLAQAELARRALVRRVPMFIVGVGAVAAVVLAVSAVLLGRVLTRPMATLLEGMRAYSRGDLSVRLPVPEPARDELQFLLGQFNRMGQELLDQREHLKAAEQIAAWQDVARALAHELKNPLTAMRLSLARLSPQDAGTLPDPTRLAEAVALLQEEVDLLMRMTQSFSTFARLPAPRFQEVALRPLLAEVCTLYAGTSPVPVVLDPGEEVSLRADPDGLRRLFGNLVKNATEASPPNAPPVHVALHTAEDGRVHITVSDGGSGVPGVLEGPVLTRGLFSTKPGGSGLGLPIAQKIAHEHGGTLRLEPGAQGGTRAQVVLPRVPSSDTSQVAA, from the coding sequence ATGCGCCGTGCATCGTTGATGAGCCCACCTCCGTTCCGCTTCCGACGGCGCCTGCTGGCGGTGATGCTGCTCGCGGGCCTCATCCCACTGGCGTTGCTGGGAGCCCTCGCCCAGGGCGTGCTGGAGCGCGTGCTCTCCATCTCCATTACTCCCGTGGAGGCCGTGCTTGATGACGTCTCCGAGGAGATGGCCCGCCGCGGGCTGCCTCCGGATGCGCTCGACGAAGCCCGGTTGAACCTGGCGCAGGCGGAGCTGGCGCGACGGGCCCTGGTGCGCCGTGTGCCCATGTTCATCGTTGGCGTGGGCGCGGTCGCCGCCGTCGTGCTGGCCGTGTCCGCCGTGCTCCTGGGCCGCGTCCTCACCCGTCCCATGGCCACGCTGCTGGAAGGCATGCGGGCGTACTCCCGGGGCGACCTCTCGGTCCGACTGCCCGTCCCCGAGCCCGCTCGTGATGAACTCCAGTTCCTCCTGGGCCAGTTCAACCGCATGGGCCAGGAACTGCTGGACCAGCGTGAACACCTCAAGGCCGCCGAACAGATCGCCGCGTGGCAGGACGTGGCACGAGCGCTCGCCCATGAGCTGAAGAACCCCCTGACCGCAATGAGGCTGTCGCTCGCGCGTCTGTCTCCGCAGGATGCCGGCACCCTACCCGACCCGACACGCCTCGCTGAAGCCGTGGCGCTCCTCCAGGAGGAGGTGGACCTGCTCATGCGCATGACCCAGAGCTTCTCCACCTTCGCGCGCCTGCCCGCCCCTCGCTTCCAGGAGGTCGCGCTGCGTCCACTGCTCGCGGAGGTGTGCACGCTGTACGCGGGCACCTCCCCCGTCCCCGTGGTGCTGGACCCCGGTGAAGAGGTGTCGCTGCGCGCGGACCCGGACGGACTGCGGCGCCTCTTCGGCAACCTGGTGAAGAACGCCACCGAGGCCTCCCCGCCCAACGCCCCACCCGTCCACGTGGCGCTGCACACCGCGGAAGACGGCCGCGTGCACATCACCGTGAGCGACGGAGGCAGCGGCGTCCCTGGCGTGCTGGAGGGCCCCGTCCTCACCCGAGGGCTGTTCAGCACCAAGCCCGGCGGCAGCGGGCTGGGCCTGCCCATCGCGCAGAAGATTGCCCACGAGCACGGCGGCACCTTGAGGCTGGAGCCGGGCGCGCAAGGTGGCACCCGGGCGCAAGTGGTGCTGCCGCGAGTCCCCTCCTCCGACACTTCCCAGGTGGCCGCATGA
- a CDS encoding sigma-54 dependent transcriptional regulator, with amino-acid sequence MKTGARILIVDDDPGVLRAVRGLLQDGGFSPVEARSTAEASRLLEAPDAPPALMLLDLRMPGETGLELLARLPKPLPVPVVVLSGEASPSEAVQALKLGATDFVEKPPSAERLLTALHNALALGALREERERLLDALAQPGHLVGDSPAMESLRQLIARVGPSDTAVLITGETGTGKERVAQALHKASGRKGRLVAVNCAAIPATLLESELFGHERGAFSGAVARRAGRFEQAQGGTLFLDELGDMPLELQAKLLRVLETRQVERLGGTLPVPVDVRILAATHQDLGRAVNEGRFRQDLFFRLNVLPLHLPPLRERPEDLLPLARVFAAELAGPRTPLVLAPGAEAALRAYPWPGNVRELRNVIERLNLLRGDGPLELGPDAVAAPTGAVPAPRRSLGDKSYREHVEDFERDLIRAALREGESIAGAARLLQVDRGNLYRRIKALGLPVSP; translated from the coding sequence ATGAAGACCGGGGCCCGCATCCTCATCGTCGACGACGACCCCGGCGTGCTGCGAGCCGTGCGGGGACTGCTGCAAGACGGAGGCTTCTCCCCCGTGGAGGCCCGCTCCACGGCGGAGGCCTCGCGCCTGCTCGAAGCGCCGGACGCGCCTCCCGCGCTGATGCTGCTGGACCTGCGCATGCCGGGCGAGACGGGACTGGAGCTGCTCGCGCGCCTGCCGAAGCCGCTGCCCGTGCCAGTGGTGGTCCTGTCCGGAGAGGCCTCTCCTTCCGAAGCAGTGCAGGCCCTGAAGCTGGGCGCCACGGACTTCGTGGAGAAGCCGCCCTCCGCTGAGCGGCTCCTCACGGCGCTTCACAACGCGCTGGCACTGGGAGCCCTGCGCGAGGAGCGCGAGCGATTGCTGGACGCGCTGGCCCAGCCGGGGCACCTGGTGGGCGACAGCCCGGCCATGGAGTCCCTGCGCCAGCTCATTGCTCGCGTCGGCCCCAGCGACACGGCGGTGCTGATCACCGGCGAGACGGGCACCGGCAAGGAGCGCGTGGCGCAGGCGCTGCACAAGGCCTCGGGACGCAAGGGCCGGCTGGTGGCGGTCAACTGCGCGGCCATCCCCGCGACGCTGCTGGAGAGTGAGCTGTTCGGTCACGAGCGGGGCGCGTTCTCCGGCGCGGTGGCGCGGCGCGCGGGCCGCTTCGAGCAGGCACAGGGCGGCACGCTGTTCCTGGACGAACTGGGAGACATGCCGCTGGAGCTCCAGGCCAAGCTGCTGCGCGTCCTGGAGACACGTCAGGTCGAGCGTCTGGGCGGCACGCTGCCGGTGCCGGTGGATGTCCGCATCCTCGCGGCCACGCACCAGGACCTGGGCCGAGCGGTGAATGAAGGCCGCTTCCGGCAGGACCTCTTCTTCCGGCTCAACGTGCTGCCACTGCACCTGCCACCCCTGCGCGAGCGCCCCGAGGACCTGCTGCCCCTCGCGCGAGTCTTCGCCGCGGAGCTCGCGGGCCCCCGGACGCCACTCGTGCTCGCGCCGGGAGCGGAGGCCGCGCTCCGCGCGTATCCGTGGCCCGGCAACGTGCGCGAGCTGCGCAACGTCATCGAGAGGCTGAACCTGCTGCGGGGCGACGGTCCGTTGGAGCTGGGTCCGGACGCGGTGGCGGCCCCTACGGGTGCCGTGCCCGCGCCTCGCAGGTCGCTGGGAGACAAGAGCTATCGCGAGCACGTGGAGGACTTCGAACGGGACCTCATCCGCGCGGCGCTCCGCGAAGGCGAGAGCATCGCCGGGGCCGCGCGCCTCCTCCAGGTGGACCGCGGCAACCTCTACCGGCGCATCAAGGCCCTGGGACTGCCTGTCTCCCCGTGA